From the Planktothricoides raciborskii GIHE-MW2 genome, the window ACTATGCCAGTTTCCGAAGAAGTTAATCGGCTGTTTTTGCAGCCGGAGGTTTGCTCAAAATCAAGTCCTCAAGTTTATATGTTCTGATGAAGCCAAGATTATCGCTGCAAGCGATTGAACAATGACAGAAATAAAAGCACCGATTCTAGAGGTAGGTAAAATGAGCATTTTTTTGCCTAAAACATATAGCTTTTAATGATTTTTTTGCCAAATTATTTAGAGATATTAGCAAAAAATACTCATAACCCTAAAGCGCTGACTAAGAAGGATTAATCTAGGAGAAAAGTATGGCCAAAGTTGGTTTATTTTATGGAACACAAACGGGAAATACCGAAACGATCGCGGAAATGATTCACAAAGAACTGGGTGGCGATAGCGTTGTTGCTTTGCACGATATTTCTGAGGCAGAAACCAGCGATTTTGGGGATTACGATCGCATTATTATTGGCTGCCCAACTTGGAATGTGGGAGAACTTCAATCTGATTGGGAAAGCTTCTAGGATGAATTAGACAGCATTGATTTTATTGGCAAGAAAGTGGCCTATTTTGGCGCTGGCGATCAAATAGGATATGCGGATAATTTTCAAGATGCCATGGGAATTCTCGAAGAAAAAATTACCTCCCTTGGGGGGCAAACCGTGGGTTATTGGCCGACAGATGACTATGATTTTACCGAGTCGAAAGCAGTTAAAAATGGTAAGTTTGTCGGCTTGGCGATCGATGAAGATAATCAGTCAGATATGACCGGTCTCCGCGTGAAATATTGGGTGGATCGACTAAAACAAGAGTTTGGCTTGTAAAGGTTTCTGTCTTTCCTTAAAAAGACGGGGAATTGATAATTAAGGATTTACTCGGAAACCGGGTTTCCCAAAAAAACTCGGTTTCTATTCCTAGCCTGTCACAATCGAGAAAATTTATTACAAATCAAAAGGAGGTTTTCCTATGTCTTTATCACCGGATGCACTGTGGATTAATGTTAGCCCCGCGTTAGAAAAATTCAATCGCCCGCTATTAAAGCAGTTATCGGCACAAACCGCGATCGCTAAATGGGAATATAGTCAAACTCCCGACGAACCCACGTCTTTAGAAATTGCTGTAGATTTACTCCATGATTATTTAAAAGATCGCCAACAGCCAATTCATTTACTCGGACATAGTACCAGCGGACTATTAGGATTAATGTACGCCCGTCGCTATCCAGAAAAAGTGCGATCGCGTAGCGTTGCGGATGCAACATCGCTCACACTTCTCTCTGTCGGAGTGCATCCTGCGGTTGATTGGCAAGCCCATTATTACGCACAACTCCAAGTCTTGCCTTGTTCTCGGTAAATCATTTTAGCCCGAATGGTTTACAACTTATTTGGCAAGCAATCTCATGTCGTTACCAAAGAAATCATCAAAATATTAGAAAACGATCTAATGAGTTCTTTATCACCTCATAGTTTATATCAAAGATTTAGTATGTTTCCGGGCAATGCACCAGTTCCTATGTTAATTTGTGGCAGTGATAACGATTTCGTGGTTGACTCTAATTTATTGCATGGATGGCAGCCTTGGTTAAAAGAAGGCGATATTGCATCCGCAACGCTACGCGATGTTGCATCCGCAACGGTTCGCGATGTTGCATCCGCAACGGTTCGCGATGTTGCATCCGCAACGCTACGCGATGTTGCATCCGCAACGGTTCGCGATGTTGCATCCGCAACGCTACGCGATGTTGCATCCGCAACGCTACGCGATCGCATATGGTCATGTCCTGGAGGCCGTTACTTTTTTCAGTATTTCCATTCGCAACTGGTCAGCGAACAAATTACTAAATTTTGGCAATTGTCCGGTTTATTTCCTAAGCAGCGAAAAAAATATGCCATGTTAGTTAGGGAATAGTTTACGCATACATTTTGATTTATTTTGAATTTATGTTCAATTTTTAATTGCTGATTAGCGAGGAAATAACGAAGTAGGTGAACATAATTAATTGCACTTTTCGTTCCCCTGCGTAAATCTTTGGATTCCCGCATATAGGAAGGATGCATAGGAGAGAGATTCGTAGGAGAGAGAAGAGAGAATATCTTTACTAGGCATCTCTTTACTCTTTCCTCTTTTCTTCTAATCGGGTCTGTGGTGAATTTATTTCTGCCCGTAAACTTATATCGTTATGCCAATTTTTTTTCTATTTAATCGGCTTAATCGGCTAATAATTTAAGAAATTATTGCTGCAATTGCGAGATTAATTTGGGCGCAAGCATTGCGCCTCTACGGTTTTTAACCTTCACAATTTCCCAAATTAGCCCTAGCATTCCGCCGCCACATTTCGGGTTTAATCCGCCGCAAAGCCGAAGCGGGAAAACGCCGATTCCATTCGTCTTCTGATAACTCTGCCAGTTCTGCCAAAGTCGGGGCAAGATTCTCTGGATAAGGCTCAAATTCTTTCACATCTGTAGGCTGGGCAAACCGTTGATTCCAGGGACAAACATCTTGACAAATATCACAACCGGCTACCCATCCTTGTAAATTAGACTTAATTTCATCCGGTAAATCTTCTGCCCGGTTTTCAATCGTATGATAGGCAATACAACGGTTAGCATCAACCACAAAAGGCTTAACAATAGCCTGAGTAGGACAAGCTTCAAGGCAGCGATTACAAGTGCCACAATGTTGGGTATGGGCGCGATCGCCTGTTAATTTCAGATTCGTCAAAACCTCCCCCAAAAACACCCAAGATCCATACTCACGAGTAATCAAATTCCCATTTTTAGCAATCCAACCCAGACCAGCTTGTTGCGCCCAAAACTTATCAGAAATTGGCCCTGTATCCGCATAATAACGGGCTTTAATTCCGGGGGCTTGTGCCTCTAACCAAAGAGAAAAAGCTTTCAATTTTTTATCCAATACCCGATGATAATCTCTGCCCCAACCATAGCGAGAAATTTTGGCAATTTTTGGCTCGTCAGAATGTTGATATGGGGTATAATAATTTAATGCCACAGAAATCACCGATTCTACATCGGGCATCACTTGACGAATATCTTGGCGTTTGGGATTAGCCATCCATTGCATATCTGCTTGATAGCCATGATTTAACCATGATTGTAAATGGCTAACTGCTGAGGAATCAGCCTCATCTACTAGAGAAATGCCCACTTTATGAAAGCCAAATTCTTGGGCTTTTTGTTTAATTTGGTTACTGGTAATTGGATAATTCATGCATGGAATAATCTTGATTTAATGATATAATATTTGCAGGGGCGGTAGGGGCGAAGCATTCGGGCGATTAATTTCGGGGTAAAAACAAATAATTTATTACCCGAATGCTTCGCCCTTATCCAGTAGTAGGGTGGGCAAAATTGCCCACCCTACAGGCAGTTATTTTTCCCCAGTGATTCTCAAATATGCCCGAATCACATTAGATAAATCAAGCAACACCTTTTCTCCTGCTATTATGTTGATTAAATAACGTCGCTTCAAAGATTGCAATCCGTTAATCAGCGCAATTGGTGACAGGTCTAAACCTTGCTTTAATTCTTCCTTAGATATCGGCTTATCCCATTGGCTTAATTTTAACATAATCTGTTCTTCTATCGGGGATAATCGCTGGAAAAACTCCTTAATTTGTAATTGAGTATCAACGGGGATAATTAGGCAATCTTCAGCTAAAAACTCAGACACTTTGCCGCCAAAAACATGGCTGATTAAACTAGCAATATCTTTTAAGTAAGCCGGATGTCCTTCATAGGCTGTCATTAAACTTGACAAATTGCGATCGCCTGACAATCCCAGAGATGTAAAAAAATTGGGATCGGTTAAACCTTTTAATTCTAAATACTTGACTGGTGATAAATTGTCGTTGAAGCTGAACATCTCTTGAGATTGTTCCTGACTCAATAATATCGCACAGCTTTGATGTGTAATTTCTCGCAAACTGCTAAACAAAGTTTTATAGTCTTCATATTCGCTTTTATATTCTCCTGCCAATTGTCCAGGGGTAAACAACTCTTGCACGTCATCCAAGATTAGCAAGCATCT encodes:
- the queG gene encoding tRNA epoxyqueuosine(34) reductase QueG, producing MNYPITSNQIKQKAQEFGFHKVGISLVDEADSSAVSHLQSWLNHGYQADMQWMANPKRQDIRQVMPDVESVISVALNYYTPYQHSDEPKIAKISRYGWGRDYHRVLDKKLKAFSLWLEAQAPGIKARYYADTGPISDKFWAQQAGLGWIAKNGNLITREYGSWVFLGEVLTNLKLTGDRAHTQHCGTCNRCLEACPTQAIVKPFVVDANRCIAYHTIENRAEDLPDEIKSNLQGWVAGCDICQDVCPWNQRFAQPTDVKEFEPYPENLAPTLAELAELSEDEWNRRFPASALRRIKPEMWRRNARANLGNCEG
- a CDS encoding alpha/beta fold hydrolase; its protein translation is MSLSPDALWINVSPALEKFNRPLLKQLSAQTAIAKWEYSQTPDEPTSLEIAVDLLHDYLKDRQQPIHLLGHSTSGLLGLMYARRYPEKVRSRSVADATSLTLLSVGVHPAVDWQAHYYAQLQVLPCSR